A section of the Acidobacterium capsulatum ATCC 51196 genome encodes:
- a CDS encoding copper resistance system multicopper oxidase, with translation MSAADRSIPELVPISRRRFVQGIAAGAAIAALDGHALPTFAEAAPYHPPVLAGTHFDLTIDTLPVNFTGRRARALAVNGSVPGPTLRWRQGDTVSIAVTNRMRVPTSVHWHSLRLPNPMDGVPGLTYRGIMPGETFHYRFPVLQNGTAWYHSHTRFQEQSGLSGAIIIDPRGTDPVQADRDYVIFLSDWTDTNPETVFSNLKENSDYYNYERITAGGFFHQAKQQGLGKAISARLAWARMNMSPSDISDVSGATYTYLLNGNSPARNWTGLFQRGEKLRLRFINGSSMTFFDVRIPGLKMTVVQADGNYVEPVPVDEFRIGVAERYDVLIEPEDNRAYTIFAQSEDRSGYARGTLAPRPGMTAPVPPMDPVPRRTMADMGMAMKMNMSGMASMAGIDGMTAKDAQGMDVQKMNAQKINQDMPGMNMPGGSMSEMNMRSEMSGMKMRGNSMPGMAMSAMTAEESPEPPPIPGSFGKTPFPQPWTDTHPAANVPESAIHAAEAKLQPADPVHLHPGPQVAEVARHVESRLNQPGDGLNHNGRRVLTYADLRARFRGVDDRPPTREIELHLTGNMNRYIWGFNGEKFSQAEPIVLRLGERVRFVLINDTMMEHPIHLHGLWSELENGHGPYRPFKDTIIVKPAERVSYLVSADTPGRWAYHCHLLYHMEAGMFRTVVVLP, from the coding sequence ATGTCCGCTGCTGACCGATCCATCCCTGAACTCGTCCCCATCTCGCGCCGCCGCTTCGTGCAGGGCATCGCCGCCGGAGCCGCCATCGCCGCTCTCGACGGGCACGCTCTGCCCACCTTCGCGGAAGCCGCCCCGTATCATCCGCCTGTCCTCGCCGGAACGCACTTCGACCTCACCATCGACACGCTGCCCGTCAACTTCACCGGCCGCCGCGCCCGCGCCCTGGCCGTCAACGGCTCGGTGCCTGGCCCTACGCTGCGCTGGCGCCAGGGCGACACCGTGAGCATCGCCGTCACTAATCGCATGCGCGTGCCCACCTCCGTGCACTGGCATTCCTTGCGTCTGCCCAACCCCATGGATGGCGTCCCCGGCCTCACCTATCGCGGCATCATGCCCGGCGAAACCTTCCACTACCGCTTTCCCGTGCTCCAGAACGGCACCGCCTGGTACCACAGCCACACGCGCTTTCAAGAGCAGAGCGGCCTCAGCGGAGCCATCATCATCGATCCGCGCGGCACAGACCCCGTCCAGGCCGATCGCGATTACGTCATCTTTCTCTCCGATTGGACAGATACCAATCCCGAAACCGTCTTCAGCAACCTCAAAGAGAACAGTGACTATTACAATTACGAGCGCATCACCGCCGGCGGCTTCTTCCATCAGGCAAAGCAGCAGGGCCTCGGCAAAGCCATCTCCGCACGCCTCGCCTGGGCGCGCATGAACATGAGCCCCAGTGACATCTCTGACGTCTCCGGCGCCACCTACACCTATCTGCTCAACGGCAACAGCCCCGCCCGCAACTGGACCGGCCTCTTCCAGCGCGGCGAAAAGCTCCGCCTGCGCTTCATCAACGGCTCGTCCATGACCTTCTTTGACGTCCGCATCCCAGGCCTCAAAATGACCGTCGTGCAGGCCGACGGCAACTACGTCGAGCCGGTGCCCGTCGATGAATTCCGCATCGGCGTTGCCGAGCGCTACGACGTGCTCATCGAGCCGGAGGACAACCGCGCCTACACCATCTTTGCCCAGTCGGAAGATCGCAGCGGCTACGCGCGCGGCACCCTCGCCCCACGCCCCGGCATGACCGCTCCCGTTCCGCCCATGGACCCCGTCCCTCGCCGCACCATGGCCGACATGGGCATGGCCATGAAAATGAACATGAGCGGCATGGCCTCCATGGCCGGCATCGACGGCATGACCGCCAAAGACGCTCAAGGCATGGACGTCCAGAAAATGAACGCCCAGAAAATCAACCAAGACATGCCCGGAATGAACATGCCCGGTGGAAGCATGTCTGAGATGAACATGCGCAGCGAAATGTCCGGCATGAAGATGCGCGGCAACAGTATGCCTGGCATGGCAATGTCCGCCATGACGGCTGAAGAATCCCCGGAACCTCCGCCCATTCCCGGCAGCTTCGGCAAGACACCCTTTCCGCAGCCCTGGACCGACACCCATCCTGCCGCAAACGTGCCTGAAAGCGCCATCCACGCGGCTGAGGCAAAGCTCCAGCCCGCCGATCCCGTTCATCTGCATCCCGGCCCGCAGGTCGCCGAGGTCGCCCGCCACGTCGAGAGCCGCCTCAACCAACCCGGTGACGGACTCAACCACAACGGCCGCCGCGTGCTCACCTACGCCGATCTGCGCGCCCGTTTTCGCGGCGTCGATGACCGCCCGCCCACGCGCGAAATCGAGCTGCACCTCACCGGCAACATGAACCGCTACATCTGGGGCTTCAACGGAGAAAAATTCAGCCAGGCCGAGCCCATCGTCCTGCGTCTCGGCGAGCGTGTTCGCTTCGTGCTCATCAACGACACCATGATGGAGCACCCCATCCACCTCCACGGCCTCTGGAGCGAGCTCGAAAACGGCCACGGCCCCTACCGCCCCTTCAAAGACACCATCATCGTCAAGCCCGCCGAGCGCGTCAGCTACCTCGTCAGTGCCGACACGCCCGGCCGCTGGGCCTACCACTGCCACCTGCTCTACCACATGGAGGCAGGCATGTTCCGCACCGTGGTGGTGCTCCCGTGA
- a CDS encoding NAD+ synthase yields the protein MKIALAQINPTVGDFHGNVQKILDFTRRAADAGAHLAIFPELAVCGYPPADLLEKPSFVARCEEAIAHIAHETASLRIAVLCGYVTPAPHGSGKHVMNSAALLSEGHVEFVQSKMLLPFYDVFDEQRYFAPARHQQICHFHGQSIAITICEDAWNDKSFWEHRRYSVDPIEELTRHGASVILNLSASPYWRGKRTTRQHMLANIARQHNLPVVMVNQVGGNDSLVFDGTSIALAPDGRVCAQARSFEEDLVLFDTETLQGDLHAVTGPSEDDKTAALLDALTLGTRDYVRKCGFSRVVVGLSGGIDSALVAAIAVRALGAENVHGYGMPSAFSSQGSIDDSRQLAAHLGIGFDVLPIHGLYEKYLETLAPVFAGLKPDVTEENIQSRIRGALLMAVSNKRNALVLTTGNKSEMSTGYCTLYGDMVGALAVIGDVVKTQVYALCRYLNREQEIIPHAILDKPPSAELRPDQKDTDTLLPYDQLDPIVEAYVERYESAERIAASQNIDLATVRTVIRMIERAEYKRQQAAPVLKVTPKAFGLGRRFPIAVKVEV from the coding sequence GTGAAGATTGCCCTCGCACAGATCAATCCCACCGTGGGAGACTTCCACGGAAACGTACAGAAAATCCTCGACTTCACGCGCCGCGCCGCCGATGCCGGCGCTCATCTGGCCATCTTTCCCGAGCTTGCCGTTTGCGGCTACCCGCCGGCCGATCTGCTCGAAAAACCATCCTTCGTCGCCCGCTGTGAAGAGGCCATCGCCCACATCGCGCACGAAACAGCGTCTCTCCGCATCGCGGTTCTCTGCGGCTACGTCACGCCCGCGCCCCACGGCAGCGGCAAGCATGTCATGAACTCCGCCGCCCTGCTTAGCGAGGGCCATGTCGAGTTTGTCCAGTCCAAAATGCTGCTGCCGTTCTATGACGTCTTTGATGAGCAGCGCTACTTCGCGCCCGCGCGCCACCAGCAGATTTGCCACTTCCACGGCCAGTCCATCGCCATCACCATCTGCGAAGACGCTTGGAACGACAAAAGCTTCTGGGAGCACCGCCGCTACTCCGTCGATCCCATCGAAGAGCTCACCCGCCACGGCGCATCCGTGATTCTCAATCTCTCGGCCTCGCCCTACTGGCGCGGCAAGCGCACCACGCGCCAGCACATGCTGGCCAACATTGCCCGCCAGCACAATCTTCCCGTCGTCATGGTCAATCAGGTCGGCGGCAATGACAGCCTCGTCTTTGACGGAACCAGCATTGCTCTCGCGCCCGATGGCCGCGTCTGCGCACAGGCTCGCTCCTTTGAAGAAGACCTCGTCCTCTTCGACACCGAGACCCTCCAGGGCGACCTCCACGCCGTCACCGGCCCGTCAGAAGACGACAAGACCGCCGCCCTGCTTGACGCGCTCACGCTCGGCACCCGCGACTACGTGCGCAAATGCGGATTCTCCCGCGTCGTCGTCGGCCTCAGCGGCGGCATTGACTCCGCGCTCGTCGCCGCCATCGCCGTCCGTGCCCTCGGCGCGGAAAACGTCCACGGCTACGGCATGCCCAGTGCCTTCTCTTCGCAAGGCTCCATTGATGACAGCCGCCAGCTCGCCGCTCATCTCGGCATCGGCTTTGACGTGCTGCCCATCCACGGCCTCTATGAGAAATACCTCGAAACCCTCGCCCCCGTCTTCGCCGGCCTCAAGCCTGACGTGACCGAGGAGAACATCCAGTCCCGCATCCGCGGCGCGCTCCTCATGGCCGTCTCCAACAAGCGCAACGCGCTCGTGCTCACCACCGGCAACAAGAGCGAAATGTCCACCGGCTACTGCACCCTTTACGGCGACATGGTCGGCGCGCTCGCCGTCATCGGCGACGTCGTCAAAACGCAGGTCTACGCCCTCTGCCGCTACCTCAATCGCGAGCAGGAGATCATTCCGCACGCCATTCTCGACAAGCCGCCCTCGGCCGAACTCCGCCCCGATCAAAAAGACACCGACACCCTCTTGCCCTACGACCAGCTCGATCCCATCGTCGAGGCCTACGTCGAGCGCTACGAGAGCGCCGAGCGCATCGCCGCCTCGCAGAACATCGATCTGGCCACCGTCCGCACCGTCATTCGCATGATCGAGCGCGCTGAATACAAACGTCAGCAGGCCGCGCCCGTCCTTAAAGTAACCCCCAAAGCATTTGGCCTTGGCCGCCGCTTCCCGATCGCCGTCAAGGTTGAGGTGTAA
- a CDS encoding GlxA family transcriptional regulator: MSRRIGFFVYPGHQMLDLSGPLCVFEDANLLAGEELYQIHIFSAEGGVVRNSVGLGIDTLRIGRRKLDTLIVVGGKLPNEFDPFILRSLLAQSKLARRIASVCTGAFLLAQAGLLRGKRATTHWRYAHLLEKEFPQTKVNGDAIFVKDGNTWTSAGIAAGMDLALALIQEDHGISLSKAVAQDLVIYHRRPGGQTQFSALADMSPATERMQQIIGHIRENLSNSLSMEELAGVAHLSVRQFGRIFKAETGETPSKAVERIRAEVAHSLVEQTSEPVEMIAEQVGFSDPERMRRAFLRIYGHPPQAVRRNARMVMRASSEI; encoded by the coding sequence ATGTCTAGACGCATTGGATTCTTTGTTTACCCTGGCCACCAAATGCTCGACCTATCTGGCCCTCTGTGCGTCTTTGAGGACGCGAACCTTCTAGCGGGAGAGGAACTCTATCAAATTCATATCTTCTCCGCCGAGGGAGGCGTTGTGAGGAACAGTGTGGGCCTTGGCATCGATACATTGCGGATAGGACGACGTAAACTAGACACGCTTATTGTGGTCGGAGGTAAGTTGCCCAATGAATTCGATCCTTTCATTCTTCGATCACTGCTCGCTCAATCGAAACTCGCGCGCCGAATTGCAAGCGTATGCACAGGAGCTTTCCTACTTGCTCAAGCGGGCCTGTTAAGAGGAAAGCGAGCGACCACGCACTGGCGATATGCGCACCTTCTAGAAAAGGAATTTCCGCAGACGAAGGTTAACGGCGATGCAATTTTTGTAAAGGACGGCAACACGTGGACCTCAGCAGGAATCGCAGCAGGGATGGACTTAGCGCTTGCGCTGATTCAAGAGGACCACGGCATATCCCTGTCGAAGGCGGTCGCCCAGGACCTGGTGATCTATCACCGTCGCCCAGGTGGACAGACACAGTTCTCAGCTCTGGCCGATATGTCTCCAGCAACCGAGCGAATGCAGCAGATTATCGGGCACATCCGTGAAAATCTATCGAATAGTCTGTCCATGGAAGAATTGGCGGGAGTTGCGCACCTAAGCGTCCGTCAATTTGGAAGAATCTTCAAAGCAGAGACTGGCGAGACGCCTTCAAAGGCGGTCGAACGAATTCGGGCCGAAGTTGCACATTCACTGGTCGAACAGACAAGTGAACCCGTTGAAATGATCGCCGAGCAAGTCGGGTTCAGCGATCCGGAGAGGATGCGCCGAGCGTTCCTGCGAATTTATGGTCATCCACCACAGGCTGTGCGACGCAATGCTCGAATGGTCATGCGCGCCTCGAGCGAGATCTAA
- a CDS encoding helix-turn-helix domain-containing protein, whose amino-acid sequence MKERANWDKETADRYNQELDRCLGLAVQEFRTANGLTQGELAKAAVMSVRWLKKLEANQLTTAYSIRRIDRIACALGVPIYDLFKRATEMAGPLPPWLDQEGAEGDE is encoded by the coding sequence ATGAAAGAGCGGGCAAATTGGGACAAGGAAACAGCGGACCGCTACAACCAGGAGCTGGACCGCTGTCTCGGCTTGGCGGTGCAGGAGTTTCGGACGGCCAACGGGTTGACTCAAGGCGAGCTCGCGAAGGCTGCCGTCATGTCGGTCCGGTGGCTCAAGAAGCTGGAGGCCAACCAGCTCACTACGGCGTACTCGATTCGCAGGATCGACCGGATTGCCTGTGCACTGGGAGTGCCCATCTACGATCTTTTTAAGCGAGCCACCGAAATGGCGGGGCCGCTGCCGCCGTGGCTCGATCAGGAAGGAGCAGAAGGCGATGAGTAA
- a CDS encoding SDR family oxidoreductase, with product MRLKNKSALITGGTSGIGLATAKLFVAEGARVAVTGRDESVFDRVRAELGKDALILKGDVRSIEDMRAIAATVKENFGGLDVVFANAGRAFPSPLNDISEELYCEIMDINVKGVVFTLQAVLPDLREGSSFILNTSFVAQTGEHGISLTAAAKAAVRSLARSWSYEFLDRKIRFNAIAPGAMNTPLISKWGLPDEAVRNIKQELAKKIPVGHMGKAEDVAYAALYLASDESSYVVGTELVVDGGASQL from the coding sequence ATGAGACTTAAGAACAAATCAGCTTTGATTACGGGCGGCACCAGCGGTATTGGCCTTGCAACCGCGAAGCTCTTCGTTGCAGAAGGCGCTCGCGTGGCGGTGACTGGTCGCGATGAATCTGTATTTGACCGCGTGAGGGCCGAACTCGGCAAGGACGCGCTTATTCTGAAGGGCGACGTCCGATCGATCGAAGACATGCGAGCAATTGCGGCTACAGTGAAGGAAAACTTCGGTGGCTTGGATGTTGTGTTTGCCAACGCGGGGCGAGCATTTCCATCTCCACTCAACGACATTAGCGAAGAACTTTATTGCGAAATCATGGATATCAACGTCAAGGGTGTGGTATTCACGCTTCAGGCGGTGCTCCCAGACCTGCGCGAGGGCTCCTCTTTCATCCTGAATACATCGTTTGTCGCGCAGACTGGCGAGCATGGCATCTCGTTGACCGCAGCAGCAAAAGCTGCTGTGCGATCGCTTGCCCGCAGTTGGTCGTACGAGTTTCTCGACCGGAAGATTCGGTTTAATGCCATCGCTCCAGGTGCAATGAACACGCCTCTGATAAGTAAGTGGGGCTTGCCTGACGAGGCCGTTCGCAACATCAAGCAGGAGCTTGCTAAAAAGATTCCGGTAGGACACATGGGCAAAGCTGAGGATGTCGCCTACGCGGCGCTCTATTTGGCCAGCGATGAATCCTCTTACGTCGTCGGCACTGAGCTCGTTGTTGATGGCGGAGCCTCGCAGCTTTGA
- a CDS encoding helix-turn-helix domain-containing protein gives MKWDFRHHLLAQIEMLRGDISHEELSSRLGDVTERCLARYIAGKTFLNDDDIRAVAKALGVDAQILARAWAASLGLRAPDRDAVSWMARKVYGQWQQFSPGANRGVPSNPSPMAVIRARYADRLPVTPPPLWLGANADNRRRRDTPENRARFVRAYEMLVDSVHGGMSARDIGAMRGISGERARQLMVAAAYAWARSERINLSGKLVPFKKDARAVKNLYAGLRFFGQQQFHELTAKDATRGRPPRRR, from the coding sequence ATGAAATGGGACTTTCGTCATCATCTGCTCGCTCAGATCGAAATGTTGCGCGGAGACATTTCGCACGAAGAGCTGAGCAGCCGGTTAGGCGACGTTACCGAACGCTGTCTGGCGCGCTATATCGCCGGAAAGACCTTTCTCAACGACGACGACATCCGGGCGGTAGCGAAAGCGCTGGGCGTAGACGCGCAGATTCTGGCGCGGGCATGGGCCGCCTCGCTCGGTTTGCGCGCTCCGGATAGGGATGCGGTGAGTTGGATGGCGAGAAAAGTCTACGGGCAGTGGCAGCAATTTTCGCCCGGGGCAAATCGCGGCGTTCCTTCGAATCCCTCTCCTATGGCCGTGATTCGGGCCAGGTATGCGGACCGGCTCCCTGTAACGCCTCCACCTCTGTGGCTTGGCGCAAACGCTGACAACCGCAGACGAAGGGACACTCCCGAAAACCGCGCCAGATTCGTTCGGGCATACGAGATGCTGGTCGATTCGGTTCACGGCGGCATGTCCGCGCGGGACATTGGAGCGATGCGCGGAATCAGCGGCGAACGCGCACGGCAACTGATGGTGGCCGCTGCTTATGCATGGGCCAGAAGCGAGCGGATCAATCTCTCGGGCAAGCTGGTGCCGTTCAAGAAGGACGCCAGAGCGGTGAAGAACCTCTACGCCGGGTTGAGGTTCTTCGGTCAGCAGCAATTTCACGAACTCACGGCGAAAGATGCAACTCGGGGACGGCCTCCCCGGAGGAGATGA
- a CDS encoding thioredoxin domain-containing protein, with translation MISRRTLHSLAMPAILMAGALTLTISAQAQASMPAAPSASTPSAPTPATEAQLPPVNPKNFTAAQPTKAEVESFLKTSWGYDTNRSYEVYGILKTPAPGVSKVIIFVAEKGRPQVAGLTFFVTPDGHYLIANDSIIPFGPHPFAAARATLQQDATGAWQGSASKQHELVEFADFQCPHCKAAQPTAKKLVADFPNARYVYQPFPLVNVHPEAFKAADYGNCVTRIGGNTAFFKFADSVFANQNDLVNDGGTKTLDAAVTAAGLDPAKVAACAASPAGKAAVQADLKLANELNVNETPTLFVDGRPVPMTELPYPELKKIIEYQFNLDSNTTSAK, from the coding sequence ATGATTTCACGCCGTACCTTGCACTCCCTCGCCATGCCGGCAATTCTGATGGCGGGCGCACTCACGCTGACCATCTCCGCGCAGGCCCAGGCCTCCATGCCGGCCGCGCCGTCTGCTTCCACGCCCAGCGCGCCCACTCCGGCCACTGAGGCGCAGTTGCCGCCCGTCAATCCCAAGAACTTCACCGCCGCGCAGCCCACCAAAGCTGAGGTCGAGTCCTTCCTCAAGACCTCCTGGGGATACGACACCAACCGTTCCTATGAGGTCTACGGCATCCTCAAGACGCCCGCGCCCGGTGTCAGCAAGGTCATCATCTTCGTTGCGGAAAAGGGCCGCCCGCAGGTCGCCGGCCTCACCTTCTTCGTCACGCCCGACGGCCACTACCTCATCGCCAACGACTCCATCATCCCCTTCGGCCCGCATCCCTTCGCCGCCGCCCGCGCCACCCTCCAGCAGGACGCTACCGGCGCCTGGCAGGGAAGCGCCAGCAAGCAGCATGAGCTCGTCGAGTTCGCCGACTTCCAGTGCCCGCACTGCAAGGCCGCGCAGCCCACCGCCAAAAAGCTCGTCGCCGACTTTCCAAATGCGCGCTACGTCTATCAGCCTTTCCCGCTGGTCAACGTGCATCCTGAGGCCTTCAAGGCTGCGGATTACGGCAACTGCGTCACCAGGATCGGTGGCAACACCGCCTTCTTCAAGTTTGCTGACAGCGTCTTCGCCAACCAGAATGACCTCGTGAACGACGGTGGCACCAAGACCCTCGACGCGGCCGTCACCGCCGCCGGACTCGATCCCGCCAAGGTCGCCGCCTGCGCCGCCTCGCCCGCAGGCAAGGCCGCCGTCCAGGCCGACCTCAAGCTGGCCAACGAGCTCAACGTCAACGAGACCCCGACCCTCTTCGTCGATGGCCGCCCCGTCCCCATGACCGAGCTGCCCTACCCCGAACTCAAGAAGATCATCGAGTACCAGTTCAACCTCGACAGCAACACCACCTCGGCGAAGTAA
- a CDS encoding copper resistance protein B codes for MHASALRTARRASVTVIVLFLALAGSQSFAQQSHDPYRDASGKVTAMIPGAKDSMGGHDIFTHVLFDQFEGRTNGPDNAFRWDGQIWSGTDFNKLWIKTEGTAQNGLISDGDDEFLYDRPIPRLRYLDAQAGLRADLDSGPTRTWAALGVEGLAPYGFDLEPTLYWRNGGHLAGRINAAYEFLLTQRLILEPQAELNFYSKDDPARHIGSGFSDLDGGLRLRYEIRRKFAPYVGFAYSGKFGNSARYAMQSGESTRDPRFVFGIRMWY; via the coding sequence ATGCACGCTTCCGCGCTCCGCACGGCCCGTCGCGCATCTGTAACCGTGATAGTGCTGTTTCTTGCCCTCGCCGGTTCGCAATCCTTTGCGCAGCAGAGTCATGATCCCTACCGCGACGCCTCCGGCAAGGTCACCGCGATGATTCCTGGCGCCAAAGACTCCATGGGCGGCCACGACATCTTCACGCATGTGCTCTTTGACCAGTTCGAGGGCCGCACCAATGGCCCTGACAATGCCTTCCGCTGGGACGGCCAGATCTGGAGCGGCACTGACTTCAACAAGCTCTGGATCAAGACCGAAGGCACCGCCCAGAACGGCCTCATCAGCGACGGTGACGATGAGTTCCTCTACGACCGCCCCATCCCGCGCCTGCGTTACCTCGACGCGCAGGCCGGCCTCCGCGCCGATCTCGACTCCGGACCCACCCGCACCTGGGCCGCGCTCGGCGTCGAGGGCCTCGCCCCTTACGGCTTCGATCTTGAGCCCACCCTCTACTGGCGCAACGGCGGCCACCTTGCCGGGCGTATCAACGCCGCCTATGAATTCCTGCTCACGCAGCGCCTCATCCTTGAGCCGCAGGCCGAGCTGAACTTCTACAGCAAAGACGATCCCGCGCGCCACATCGGCTCCGGCTTCTCTGACCTCGACGGCGGCCTCCGCCTGCGCTATGAGATCCGCCGCAAATTCGCGCCCTATGTCGGCTTTGCTTACTCCGGCAAATTCGGCAACAGCGCCCGCTACGCAATGCAGTCCGGTGAATCCACACGCGACCCTCGATTCGTCTTCGGCATCCGCATGTGGTATTGA
- a CDS encoding rhodanese-like domain-containing protein — protein MLPYEITATEAAQLLEQAQQSEKPQFILLDVRERAEIQTARVPGALWIPMGEIPSRVQELDPDTHIATMCHAGVRSMNVAVWLRDQGFEKVQSVRGGIDAWSQTVDPNVPRY, from the coding sequence ATGCTGCCGTATGAGATAACCGCGACCGAAGCCGCCCAGCTCCTTGAGCAGGCCCAGCAGTCTGAAAAACCCCAGTTTATCCTCCTCGATGTCCGCGAACGCGCTGAAATCCAGACCGCCCGCGTCCCCGGAGCCCTCTGGATTCCCATGGGCGAAATCCCCTCCCGCGTGCAGGAACTCGACCCCGACACCCACATCGCCACCATGTGCCACGCCGGCGTCCGCAGCATGAACGTCGCCGTCTGGCTCCGCGACCAGGGCTTTGAAAAGGTCCAGTCCGTCCGCGGCGGCATCGACGCCTGGTCCCAGACCGTCGATCCCAACGTGCCACGGTACTAA
- a CDS encoding DJ-1/PfpI family protein, with amino-acid sequence MSVTNNLEGNASNGHPTSAGHLRREALRSRSVAPLHIVIAIYPGGTLLDFAGPSEVFHRLPNTIIRFASREGGPVTLEYGVVFGRTDRLAEIEKTDLLLVPGAPDMTAAMTPEFLAQIRRLAESAKHVTSVCTGSLALAAAGILKGKRSACHWALVNKLAEYGAIPVADRFAEDDNGRFMSGGGVTSGIDFALRVAEKLKGRASAEFAQLIIEYDPAPPFHSGHPRNASPEVIAMVENLLPGATKGLASIPGVR; translated from the coding sequence ATGAGCGTGACAAACAATCTTGAAGGCAACGCCTCCAACGGACACCCGACCAGCGCGGGCCATTTACGCCGCGAAGCTCTGCGGTCCAGAAGCGTCGCCCCACTCCACATCGTCATTGCCATTTATCCCGGTGGGACACTACTGGACTTTGCCGGTCCCAGCGAGGTTTTTCATCGGCTACCAAACACAATCATTCGCTTTGCAAGTCGCGAAGGTGGTCCGGTGACTCTTGAATACGGTGTCGTGTTTGGCAGAACCGACCGGCTGGCAGAGATAGAGAAGACGGATCTGCTTCTGGTTCCAGGTGCTCCGGACATGACAGCAGCGATGACGCCAGAGTTTCTGGCTCAGATCCGGCGTCTGGCTGAAAGCGCCAAGCATGTTACGTCAGTCTGCACGGGATCGCTCGCGCTTGCGGCTGCGGGCATTCTGAAGGGAAAGCGGAGTGCCTGCCACTGGGCCCTCGTCAACAAGCTGGCTGAATATGGCGCTATCCCGGTAGCGGATCGCTTTGCGGAGGACGACAACGGCAGGTTCATGAGCGGCGGTGGCGTAACCTCAGGCATCGACTTTGCGCTTCGCGTTGCTGAAAAGCTGAAAGGACGAGCGAGCGCTGAATTCGCGCAACTCATCATCGAATATGATCCTGCCCCGCCGTTTCATTCCGGCCATCCCCGGAATGCATCTCCCGAGGTAATCGCAATGGTTGAAAATCTATTGCCCGGCGCAACCAAAGGACTCGCAAGCATCCCAGGCGTTCGCTGA
- a CDS encoding c-type cytochrome: protein MRKFILGFVSGILLLLLAVFLYVRFGFVDPRADIPINAFEMHVAMPALDAAVDRRAPQLKNPVALTSENLLTGMQIYQSDCASCHGDVNHPHAALAETLYPRPPQFVEDAPDMPENQNYYIIRHGVRLSGMPGWKDDLSDEQMWQVTTFLSHMDKLPPDVAAAWKTAATQH from the coding sequence ATGCGCAAATTCATTCTCGGCTTCGTCTCAGGAATCCTGCTGCTCCTGCTCGCAGTCTTCCTCTACGTCCGCTTCGGCTTCGTCGATCCCCGTGCCGACATCCCCATCAACGCCTTTGAAATGCACGTCGCCATGCCCGCGCTCGACGCTGCCGTGGACCGCCGCGCTCCGCAGCTCAAAAATCCGGTGGCGCTCACCTCAGAGAACCTGCTCACCGGCATGCAGATCTACCAGTCCGATTGCGCCAGTTGTCACGGCGACGTCAACCATCCGCACGCGGCCCTGGCCGAAACCCTCTACCCGCGCCCGCCGCAGTTCGTAGAGGATGCGCCCGACATGCCCGAAAACCAGAACTACTACATCATCCGCCACGGAGTGCGTCTCAGCGGAATGCCCGGCTGGAAAGATGATCTCAGCGACGAGCAGATGTGGCAGGTCACCACCTTCCTCAGCCATATGGACAAGCTACCGCCCGACGTCGCCGCTGCATGGAAGACGGCCGCCACGCAGCACTGA